In Phycisphaerae bacterium, the sequence GATTTCGGCACACACGCCGGTACGGCGGTCGTCGCCTCACTGAGCGAGCCGTGGTACGCCCACACCTGGTGGCCCTGCAAGGAGGACATCCACGACAAGTTCACGATGGATATGTGGGTTACCGTGCCGAACTGGATGATCGTTGCGTCGAACGGCGCCCTCCAGGGCACCGACACGCTCACCGGCAGCCGCAAGCGATTCCGATGGCGCGAGAGCTATCCCATCTCCGTCTATCTCGTTTCGGTGGCGATGACCAACTACACCAAGTGGACTGAATGGTACAACCACGCGGGCGGGTCGATGCCGGTCGAGTTCTACATCTATCCGGAGGAGCTCGCCTCGGTCCAGCCGCTGCTGGTCGACGTCGTCACCATGATCGAGACGCTCAGCGCACCGGCCACGTTCGGCGAGTACCCGTTCATCAACGAGAAATACGGCATCGCCCAGTTCGAGTGGTGCTGCGGCATGGAGCACCAGACGATCACCAGCCAGGGCTCCTTTCCGGAACGCCGCACGGTACACGAATTGGCCCATTCCTGGTGGGGCAACGACTTGACCTGCAAGACCTGGCATGACATCTGGCTTAACGAGGGTTTCGCCCGCTACGCCGAGGCGCTGTGGTACGAGCGCAGGCCCGGAGGCAGCTACGCGGCGTATCTTCAGCACTTGCAGGAATACCGCCCGACTTCCAACGGCCAGTACGGGACCGTCTACCGGTACGACATCAGCACACCCGACCTCATCTTCAGCTCGACCTACTCCTACAACAAGGGGGCGTGGGTGCTGCACATGCTGCGTCATGTTCTCGGTGACGCAACGTTCTTCAACGTCCTGGCAAGCTATCGCCAGATGTATACCGGCAAGGCGGCCGACACCGATGAGTTTGCGGCCGTGGTCGCCGCCGTCAGCGGCCGGCCCATCGACTGGTTCTTCGACCAGTGGGTCTACGACGACGGCGCTCCCTACTACCGTTTCGGCTGGGAGACCGAGCAGATCGGCCAGCAGCACTGGGCCCGCGTATGCGTCGAGCAGTACCAGACGGCCTATCCAAACTTCAGAATGCCGATTGACATCACGGTGACCAGCAGCGGCACTCCCGTTACCCACGTCGTTGAGCAGCAGGCCGATACCCAGTGGTATCTGCTGCCGGCCGACGGCCCGGTCACCAATGTCCAGTTCGACAAGGACACCTGGATTCTGAGGGGCGCGGGAACCGCAGTGAGCTACATCGAAGGGCCTCCCAAGCTGCTCGCGACATCGCCCGCCCCGGGCACGACCTTCGACCCCGCCCCCGAGATCACCGCCATTGAATTGTGGTTCAGCGAGCCCATCAGCTACACGGCCGGCGATTTCTCGGTCACCGGCAGCGTGAGCGGACCGCAGGAGTTCAGCGTCAACTGGGATACGGCGGCCTACAAGATCACGTTGTCGTTCGCAGCACCGCTGGCCGCCGATCAGGTCTGGACCGTCCAGGTTGCCGCCACGCTCACCTCATCGGCGGGTGCCAAGGCCCTCGATGGCGAACTCGATGCCGGGTTCCCCTCGGGCGACGGTGTGCCCGGCGGCAACGCGGTGTTCTCCTTCACCCTCGGCCAGTCACCGCCGCCCTGCTCGGATCCCTTCGCTGACGCCGACGGCGACGGCGACGTGGACCAGGCGGATTTCGGAGCTTTTCAACGCTGCCTGACCGGCGACGGCGATCCCCAGGAAACCTTCGACGGCGTCGGTTGCCGGTGCTTCGATCACGATGACGACTGGGACGTTGACGAGATCGAGCTTTCGCTGATGCTGGCGTGCATGAGCGGCCCGGGCATCATGGCCGATGAGACTTGCGACGACCAGTGGACGCTGCTGGCCGACGATTTCGACGCCGGCGCCTCGGCCGGAAACTGGACCGTCTATGCGTCGTCGGCCGACTACACCGCCGACTTCGCTTTTGACTACTCGACTCGCGGGATCCCGCCGGCCCCCAACTCGACCGGCGGAACCACGATCGGCCTGCATTTGACCGTCAATAGCAACGACTCGACGCCGGCAACCGCTGCCGTCAGCCTTTTCCCCACCGGCCGAAGGTTCAGCGGTAATTACACGCTGGCTTTCGACATGTGGATGAATTACGCCGGCACCGGCGGCGGCGTCGGCACCACCGAGATGATGAACGCCGGAATCAACACGGTCGATACCCAGGTCATCTGGCCCGGCAATCCTGGCAGCGGCATTTTCATGGCCGCGACCGGCGACGGCGACGACACCATCGATTATCGCTGCGACGTCGGCTCGACGCTTCTGGCTCCGTCATCGGGCGCTTACGCCGCAGGCACACACAGCACCGCCCGGGACAACACCGACCCCTATTATCAGAGCCTGTTCCCCTCGCCGCCGTTCGAGACACGAGGATCGCCCGGCAAGCAGTGGGTCCGAGTCGAGATCGCCCAGAACGCCGGCACCGTTACCTGGAAGCTGAACGGAACGCCGA encodes:
- a CDS encoding M1 family aminopeptidase, translated to MRTHPFAPLGFSGVIVAAVLLAVVPAVAAQDGSDHWCELHGEGKDGLCGRAMLAEAYFEQLGRLPEAAGDATEGVDDTDITHCLLDIEVNPVTEVVSGSNTLSITSRIDGLSAITLDLRDNMTVSNVTIGGASMGFTRPGHQVTITLDRSYNTGESFQVKIDYSGTPQNLNWGSFDFGTHAGTAVVASLSEPWYAHTWWPCKEDIHDKFTMDMWVTVPNWMIVASNGALQGTDTLTGSRKRFRWRESYPISVYLVSVAMTNYTKWTEWYNHAGGSMPVEFYIYPEELASVQPLLVDVVTMIETLSAPATFGEYPFINEKYGIAQFEWCCGMEHQTITSQGSFPERRTVHELAHSWWGNDLTCKTWHDIWLNEGFARYAEALWYERRPGGSYAAYLQHLQEYRPTSNGQYGTVYRYDISTPDLIFSSTYSYNKGAWVLHMLRHVLGDATFFNVLASYRQMYTGKAADTDEFAAVVAAVSGRPIDWFFDQWVYDDGAPYYRFGWETEQIGQQHWARVCVEQYQTAYPNFRMPIDITVTSSGTPVTHVVEQQADTQWYLLPADGPVTNVQFDKDTWILRGAGTAVSYIEGPPKLLATSPAPGTTFDPAPEITAIELWFSEPISYTAGDFSVTGSVSGPQEFSVNWDTAAYKITLSFAAPLAADQVWTVQVAATLTSSAGAKALDGELDAGFPSGDGVPGGNAVFSFTLGQSPPPCSDPFADADGDGDVDQADFGAFQRCLTGDGDPQETFDGVGCRCFDHDDDWDVDEIELSLMLACMSGPGIMADETCDDQWTLLADDFDAGASAGNWTVYASSADYTADFAFDYSTRGIPPAPNSTGGTTIGLHLTVNSNDSTPATAAVSLFPTGRRFSGNYTLAFDMWMNYAGTGGGVGTTEMMNAGINTVDTQVIWPGNPGSGIFMAATGDGDDTIDYRCDVGSTLLAPSSGAYAAGTHSTARDNTDPYYQSLFPSPPFETRGSPGKQWVRVEIAQNAGTVTWKLNGTPIVNLTGAAYTAGNVMLGYMDLFSSISVPPEDTFIIYDNVTVTASAP